The segment ATCCTGGTCATCGGGGTCTCGGCTCTTCTATGGTTGCGGGGATTCGGCCCATCCCGGTTGGATCCGACCCCCAAGGGGGAAAAGCGGCCTCCGGAGACCACCACTCCCTTGACCGGACAGAAAATACTCCCCCCCCCCAAGCCCCGGCTTCCTCCCCCCGTCGGTCAACCCGTCAGCCTGCTCCTGATCGGGGTGGATCAACGAAAAGGAGATGTGGGAAGGGCCGATGCCCTGATGGTGGTCACACTCAACCCCTCCCGAAAAACGGTGAAGGTGCTCAACATTCCACGTGACAGTAAAACCCGCCTCATGTTCAGTGATGGGCCCGGCCGTGAGGATAAGATCAACCACGCTTATTCCCTCGGCAACGGAGTTCCCTCCACTGTCCGCACGGTGGAGCATTTTTTGTCACTGCCCATTCATCACTATGTGAAAGTCAACTTCTCCGGCTTTCGCAGGGTGGTCGATCTGTTCGGAGGTGTCGATGTGGAGGTGAGCCGCAGCTTCTCCTATAAGGGGCATCAATTTAAAAAGGGTCCCATGAAACTGAACGGATCCCAGGCCCTGGCCTACGTCCGGGACCGGACGGGGGGAAGCGATTATGATCGGCATAAGCGACAGCAACAGGTGATGAAAAGCTTGTGGAAAAAAGGAACCCAATGGTCCACCCTGTTAAAGATGGATGATCTGTACCACGTCTTTCAACATCATGTCACAACGGATCTCAGCCTGCAGGATACGTGGCGCCTCTTCCGCACCCTCCGCCAGATCCGGGAAGAAAACGTGGAGGTGCTTCACCTGTCCGGAACCGATCAATGGACTCCCCATTATTACATGATCGTACCCGAGAAAGAGCGTCGTCGGGTCGGTCAAGCCCTGCGGAAGCATCTGGAGCTGAAATCCCCCGCGTCATACAGGCCATGAAGGGCCTGTTTTTTTTACAACTTCGTGAGAAGCTCTTCACAGCCGATAGACTTTTTCCCCAGGCTTCCAGTATGATGATCATGGTGCTGAAACCAACGAACAGCCGGCTTTTCATCCGAATCATCCGCCTCTGTGAGGTGGATCTCGCATCAGGACTTTTCCGCGGGTTGCCGGTTGCGGCTTCATCCCTGGTCCACCTCCTTCCTGTCCCCGCGGCTCCTGAAGGCGGTCGCTCCTGCCCGTACCCACCTCCCTCATCCTCCCGGGAATCGGGAGAGATCCGGGGGAGCTGTTGGATCAGACACGCTTCATAAACAGGTAAAATACCGATGGTATACAAAAGAATCCACCCTTTCAGCGGACAAGCGTCCGTTAGTGATTCAAAGAATACACAGGGAGAATCCAATTGACCAGCCCTTCGACAAAGGTTGCCAAAAGGTTTTTCCTGTTCTCTCCAAATCCGAAGGGTACCCTTGCTTCGACAAGAGAGGAGGCATTCCGTTGCAAAAGCCGTCCCGATACTTCACGGTGAAGGGAGCTGGACAGGCGGAGATCCACATCCAGAAATCGCAGTTTATCTCCCGTGTGAACCGTGTCGAAACAGAAGAGGAAGCCGTCGCCTGGATCACGGAAATCTCCAAGCGTCACTGGGATGCCACCCATAACTGTTACGCCTACTCTGTGTTGGGGGAGAGTAAGACAGAGAAGTCCTCCGATGACGGGGAACCCGCCGGCACAGCCGGCCGTCCCATCCTGGAAGTGATCAAGGCCCGGGAACTGGTCAACACCGCCGTGGTGGTCACCCGTTACTTCGGGGGAATCAAACTGGGGGCCGGGGGGTTGGTCCGCGCATACAGTCAATCGGCCTCCACCGGTTTGGATGCCGCCGGGACTCTGAACTGGGTGCTGCACAGCCAAGTGGAGATTACGGTGGACTACCCTGCCATGGGAAAAGTGGAGCACGCCCTCCGATCCATGGAGGTTGAAGTGGAATCCCCCCGGTTTGACGAACAGGTCCACTGGAGAATCTGGGTCCCCGTCGGTCAGGAAACATCCATCGCAGAGTTGGTGGCGGAGTTGACCAGCGGCCGGGGACGGGTCACTGTCCAAGGAGCGGAACACCGCCCCTTGGAAGTATAAAATAACCCTCCCCGGCCCATCTGATGATGATGTGTCGGGGAGGGTTTGATTTCTTCAGAATGCCGGAACCACGGCACCTTTGTATTTTTTCTCAATGAACTGGGCCACTTTGGGAGAAGTGAGTGCTTTGGCCAATTCCTGGACCGCTTTGTCCTTTTCTTTCCCCTCTTTGACTGCCAGGACATTGACATAGGGGGAATCCTTTCCTTCGATGATCAGCGCATCCTTCAGCGGGTTCAACTTGGCTTGAAGTGCATAGTTGGTGTTGATCGCCGCCAAGTCCACTTGATCCAGCACCCGGGGGAGCGTGGCTGCTTCCAGAGGTTTAAACTTCAGCTTTTTGGGGTTGTCAGTGATATCCTTGATGGATTTTTCCCCGTCGCCCTTCTTCAGCCCGATCAAGCCCTCATGTTCCAACAGAAGCAAAACCCGTGTCACCTCACTGGTGCCATTGGGCAGAGCAATGGTGGAACCCTCTTTCAGTTGGGTAATTTTATCGATCTTTTCGGAGTAGACACCGATCGGTTCAATATGGACCCCAACCACCTTCTTCAAGTGCCAGCCCCGTTCTTTATTGGAGGTCTCCATCCACGGAAGATGCTGGAAGAAGTTTGCATCCAACTGCCCCTCTTCCACCCCTTTGTTGGGAGTGACATAATCCTGAAGCACCTTCACTTCCAGCTGAATCCCCTTTTTCTCCAGATCCGGCTTCACCTGATTCAGAATTTCAGCGTGGGGAACCTGGGAAGCACCCACTTTGAGAACCTGTTTTCCGTCCGCTCCACCCGCCTCTTGGCCTCCGCAAGCAGTCAGGGCCAAGGCCAGGGAAAAAGCCAATAATACCAACGACCATCTTTTCCTCATGATGATTCCTCCGTTTTTTTATCGTTTATCCAGACGCCGGGATACCCAGTCTCCGCACCATTGAACCAGCTGGACCATCAAGATCAGGAGGAGCCCGCAAACATACAGCATGCCGTCGTTGAAGGATTGAAAGCCGTACCGGAAAGCGGCATCCCCGAGGCCGCCGCCGCCGACCACACCGGCCATCGCCGAGAAACTGATCAGGGTGACACAGGTGACGGTCAGCCCGGAGATGAGGGCCGGAGTCGCTTCCGGAATCAGAACGCGTCTCACGACCTGGAGGCGGGTCGTTCCCATGGACCTGGCTGCCTCCACCACCCCTTTGTCCACTTCCCGCAAGGCGGTTTCCACCATTCTGGCGTAAAAAGGAGCAGCGCCGGCAATCAGGGGAATGGTGGCCGCGGTCGGACCCAGGCTGGTTCCCACCAGAAACTGTGCCAGGGGAAACAGAAACAGCACCAGCACAATAAAGGGAACAGCCCGGAAGATATTCACAATTCCTGACACCACTTTCTGCAACCAGGGCAGATCCCAGAGATTCCCCCGCTCAGTCACCACCAACAGGACTCCCAGCGGAATCCCGAACAGAGCCGTGAAAAAGGTGGAAATCCCCACCATATAAGCGGTCTCTCCCGTAGCCTGCCACACCGACGGCCAATCCACTTCATGAAACATGAGCCTTCCCCTCCACCAATTCAACATGTCCTCTGATTTGGTCCAGAAGACGATTCACTTCCCCCGGCTCCCCGCCGATTTGGACCGAGATCCACCCGGTTTCGTCCACTTCTCCATCCAGGGTGCGGAGGGTGACCCGGGAGCTGCTGACAGCGGGGCCCAGGACTTTCCACACCTGATCCCAGCGGGGAAAATCACAGCGGATCACGGTATTTCCATGGGAAGGGGAATCCTGCCCGCCCGTCCCTTCAACCCGCAGTTGCCGGACAAATTGACGCGTCAGGGGATGACTGGGTTGGCGGAACACCGATTCCACATCCCCGGATTCCACGATCCGTCCTTCATCCATCACGGCCACCCGTCGGCAGATGGACTGCACCACACTCATTTCGTGGGTGATCAACAGCAGGGAGATGCCGGTGTCCCGGTTAATCTCCTTCAGCAGTTCCAAAATGGATGAAGTGGTCTCCGGATCGAGGGCTGATGTGGCCTCGTCACACAGCAGAACACGGGGATCGTTGGCCAAGGCCCGCGCGATGCCGACCCGCTGTTTTTGACCTCCGGAGAGTTGAGCGGGATAAGCTTCCGCCCGGTCCGCCAGACCCATCCGCTCCAGGAGGCCGTCCACTTTATGACGGATTTCCTGTTTCGGCCGGCCCGCCACTTCCAGGGGAAAGGCCACATTCTCCCGGACCGTGCGCGACCAGAGTAGATTGAAATGCTGGAAGATCATTCCGATTTTCATGCGGGCGGCCCGCAGTTCCCTCTCCCCGAGACTGGAGATCACCTGCCCATCCACTACGACTTCTCCGCTTGTCGGAGTCTCCAGTCCGTTCACCAGACGCAACAGGGTGCTTTTGCCTGCACCGCTGCGACCGACGATCCCGAATATCTCACCCTTTTGCACCTCCAGATCCACATCGGCCAATGCCTGTACAGGTTGTGAATCTCCCAGGGAAAAGGATTTACTCACTTTCCTCAGTTGGATCATGCACATCACCACCCAATAGAAAAAGTCCTTTCCACAGACGGGGAAAGGACCGATTTGCGATCACGGATCCTTTCTCTCATCTGTCAGAACATTCATGTTCTGCAGGAATTGGCACCTTTACCGCAGGTTGCGGTCGGTTGCCGGGCTTCATCGGGCCAGTCCCTCCACCTCTCTTGATAAGAGAAAAGCGATGTATTCGGATGTTCAGATGTGATCATATCACGGCCGTCGGATCACGTCAACGGAATATATTTCCCTCCCGGGGCTGTTGTTTCGTCTGCCTTCAGGCTCTCACTGTTTCGGATGTTTTTCGGTAGATTACATTTACTTTACATTTGCGCCGGGAATCACTAATCCGGGAGCTGATCTCTTATAATAGATACTATCAAGAGGGTATGGGAGGTGCCCCGGATGAACTCACCCGCAGTTGGCAAACCTTTCTGGTTGGGCATTTTCAACGCAGCGTGTTTGAGTGTCCCGCTGTGGTTGCTCTTTTATCTGTCCCTGCGTCTGATGTTCTAAGGGAGCCATTCCATACCCATGCTCCGGATGCTTCTGTTCCCATTCCATATAAATCATTGCAAAGGGGTTGCCGCGATGGGCAACCCCTTTTTTCCGTTCCATTTATCTGGCACCGCTTCCCGACAGAACCACCCAAACCGTCCGCCATAAAATTTTCATGTCCAAGGCAAAGGACTGACTGCGGATATAGTACATATCCAGCTGAAACTTTTCCTCCGGGGTGGCTTCATACCCCCCGTTCACCTGTGCCCATCCGGTCAATCCCGGTTTCACTGCCAAGCGCTGTTTGAACCCCGGAATCTCCCGGGAAAATTTTTCGGTGAAGACGTGGCGCTCCGGCCGGGGACCGATCAGACTCATATCCCCCCGCAACACATTGATCAACTGGGGAACTTCATCAATCCGGGTCTTACGGATGAACTTTCCGACGCGTGTGACCCGGGGATCGTTTTTGGCCGCCCATTGGGGTCCGTTTTTCTCCGCATCGACCCGCATGGAACGCAGCTTGAACACATGAAAGCGACTCCCGTTCAGCCCCACCCGTTCCTGGGAATATAAAACAGGACCCTTGGATTCCAACCGGATCGCAATCGCCGTCAACACCAGCACCGGAAGGATAAAGATGAGCAGGGCAATGGAGAAGACCACTTCAAACCCTCTCTTGAACAAGGGGTAATATCCGGTTGTCGTATAAGGCGAACTCTCGGTTCGCGCCCTCAGATCGCTTTCGTAAGCCACCGCTTTGGAACGCATCCGCAAACCACTCCTGCCGTATGATGATTCCATTGGGTCGGTTTATGGATGAATTATGTTACAGTTCTTTTACATCCGATTCTGTCCGGCCGCTGAACGCCGTTCAATCTGTTACTCAGTATACTGCAGACGTCCCGGTTTTACAATAGATCGGAACATCTATTTTACACAAAGATTACAGAGATGTTACAGTGCGCCGTAAAAATCCAGAGTCCTCGTCAAACCTGTCTCCAAGTCCGTGATCGGATCCCAATTCAAAACGGACTTCACCCGATCGATGTTAAAGTAACTGTATTTAATATCCCCGGGCCTGTTCGGTCCGTAGTTCACCTCCAGCTTCCGTCCGCTGATTTTTTCCATCGTCTTGACCAAATCATTGAGGGAGGTGTTCACCCCGGTGCCGAGATTGAGGGTTTCCCCATCTCCCCGTGCCAATGCTGCCACATTGGCACGGGCTACATCCTCGACATAAATATAATCCCGGGTCTGCTCCCCGTCCCCGTGGATCGTCAAGGGAAGATCCCGCAACAGCCGATCGATAAAGATGGAAATGACAGCCCCTTCCCCATGGGGAACCTGCCGGATTCCGTACACATTGGCATACCGGAAGATGGTGAAAGAGAGTCCGTGCAAACTGTGGTAGGCCCGGATATATTCTTCAGGCGTTCCTTTGGAAATACCGTATGGGGACAATGGAGACAACGGATGTTGTTCATCGATGGGCAAATATTGGGGATTTCCATAGATGGCCGCCGATGAAGCATAGATGATTTTGGCCACCCCGTGGCGGCGACAACTTTCCAACAGGCGGATGGTTCCCAGGATATTGGTCCGGGCATCTCCGAGGGGATCCTCAATGGAGCGGGTCACTTGGGATTGGGCGGCCTGATGGATCACCGCATCCGGTTGCTCCTCGCCGATCACCCGGTCGATCCCTTCATCCTGGATGTCCATCCGGTAAAAAGGAAGATCCGGACGCAGATACTCCTCTTCCCCGGTGGACAGATTATCCACCACCACCGCCTGATGCCCCTTTTCCAACAATTGGTCCACGATATGGGAGCCGATAAACCCGGCTCCCCCTGTCACCAACACTTTCATATCTATTACTCCTTCTCTGCTGAAAGGGATTCCGCCCCTGTGCGAAATTCTCCTGTGCTTCATTAGAAGCATTGTGATTTACTGCCTTTGAAGGCGGTCGGGATGGGGTTTCACATTTCGTTCCGTTGTTCTGACGATCCAAAATCACTCCATGTGAAGCCCAACCCTCCCTTTGAGGGACTTTTTCACAACGTTTTTAGTGGTTCCTCTATAAAAGAAACGGGATTCCCCCGGTGAAGGTTTTCCCCGGGAGGCAGGGGATAAATCCCAGCCCCTTCACCCGGAGCGGTTGATTTCTTCCATCTGTTTTGCACCGGGGGTGAGCAGGGTTTCCAACTCCCGCAACAGCTCCCCGGCCAACTTCCTCCGGTTGCCGAACCTCTCGATGTACCGTTGCCCCCGTTCGGCAATCCGATCCCGTTCCTCCCGGGTCAGGGTCGTCAATTTCCGGATCGCCTCAGCCAGTCCCCGGGGATTCTCCGCACCGGAAAAGAGTCCCACCCCGTTTTCTTCCACAATCCACCGGACCTCACCGTCGACGGTGGTGATCACCGGTTTGCCGACATACAGATAGTCAAAAAGTTTATTGGGGCGGGCTCCTCTGAAAATCTCATGATCTGCAAGGGAGATGATTCCACAGTCGGCGGCATCGATATAATGGTAAATCTCCTCTTTGGGAACCGGGTCCAGCAGGTGAACATGATGAAGCCCCAACTCATTCTTCAGTTGCCGGAGCCGATCCTTTTCCGGCCCGTCCCCGATCAGGACAATGGCACAGCGATCCGGCAGATGGGCAGCCGCCCGGACCACATGTTCCAGTGCATTGGCCGGGCCGTGAGCACCGGCATAAAGGGCGACAAACCGGTATGATTCCACCCCCATCCGACGCCGATAGGACCTTTTCCCCGATTCCCGGGGGTGCCAGGACCCCGGCATAATTCCGTTGGGGATCAGAGAGATTTTATGGGGGGCGATTCCTTTGGAGGAGATGAACTTGCGCTGATACTCCGTCAACACGATGATTTTATCCGCCCGCCGGTAAAGAAATGACTCCAGCCGAGTCAGTGCTTTGATCACCGGGGGACTTTTCAGTCCTTTCATCTGGATGAGCGTATCCGGCCAAAGATCGCGTACTTCCAATACGAAGGGACACCGTTTCACCTTGGACAGCAGCCACCCGGCAAGGGGGGTGAGCAGGTGGGGGGAGGAAGCCAACAACAGATCCGGGCGCCTGTGGAAACATCCGGCCAGGAAGAAGAGGCAGGAGAAACTGACCATATTCAACACGCGACGGAAATCATTCCGGGTATGGGGAAAGGACCACAACCAGCGGAGACGGAGACCGGGTGTGTCCACCGAACCCCGTTCCGCTCCCCCGATCATGCGCCGCCGGGTGTGATTGAAAGAGGAGAGCCACAGGGTCACCTCCGCCTGTTCTTCCGCCGCCCATTCCCGGGCCAGCTCATAGTGCCGGGTAATCCCGCCCAGATGGGGGGGAGCCGCATAGTGATTGGCGATCCAGATACGCAATTGGCTTCACTCCCTCACAGCTCTTGATAGAGCCGTATTAATTTCTTCTCCTCCGCCCGCCAGTTGTATACTTCCCGGTGAGCCCGCCGCCCGTTGGCCCCCATCCGCCTCCGCAGCTCATCATCCCGAAGGATCTGTGCCACTTCCGCCGCCATCTCCCGCGGTCGAAGCGGATCCACCGTCCGGCCGGACCCGCTTCCCTCCACAATCTCCCGCCACAGGGGAAAGCGGGTGGCGATCACAGGCAATCCCGCCGCCATATATTCAAACATCTTGATCGGAAGGGACTCCCGGTAATTCTCCACGGGATGGAGACAGACCAGGCCCACTTTCCCCCGCCCCAGCCACTGCTGCACCTCTGTATAGGAAACCTTGCCATGGAGGAAGACCCCCTTCTGCCGAAGGAACTCCTCCTCCCGGTCCTCGGGCCGGATATGCTGCATGGGTCCGATCAGATGAAGCTCCGCTTCCAACTCCCCGGGCAGGTGATCCATCATCTCAATCATCTCCCGGTAACCCCGCAGATAGGAGATCCCGCCGATATACAAGATCCGGTTTTTTTCATCCTCATGACAGGATGGAGGCGGATGGAAAGGAGGCGGATAGTTCTTCACCACCTCCACCCGGGGACAGGCGGAAAAATTGCGGGCGATCGGCTCCGTCGCCGTCACCACCGCCGACAGGCGGCGGGCCATCCCCTTCTCCAGGAGATCAGCCACCCGGGAGAGGGGCTTGCGCAGCCACTTTGGAATCCACGGTTTGGTGTGAATCTGTTTGGGAAGATCCTCATGGGCGTCGTAAATGACGGGGGCTCCTGTCCACCAGCGGAGGAGAACCCCCCAAGGAAGCAGTTCCGGATCGTGAAAGTGGAATCG is part of the Kroppenstedtia eburnea genome and harbors:
- a CDS encoding sugar transferase, which gives rise to MRSKAVAYESDLRARTESSPYTTTGYYPLFKRGFEVVFSIALLIFILPVLVLTAIAIRLESKGPVLYSQERVGLNGSRFHVFKLRSMRVDAEKNGPQWAAKNDPRVTRVGKFIRKTRIDEVPQLINVLRGDMSLIGPRPERHVFTEKFSREIPGFKQRLAVKPGLTGWAQVNGGYEATPEEKFQLDMYYIRSQSFALDMKILWRTVWVVLSGSGAR
- a CDS encoding methionine ABC transporter permease; this encodes MFHEVDWPSVWQATGETAYMVGISTFFTALFGIPLGVLLVVTERGNLWDLPWLQKVVSGIVNIFRAVPFIVLVLFLFPLAQFLVGTSLGPTAATIPLIAGAAPFYARMVETALREVDKGVVEAARSMGTTRLQVVRRVLIPEATPALISGLTVTCVTLISFSAMAGVVGGGGLGDAAFRYGFQSFNDGMLYVCGLLLILMVQLVQWCGDWVSRRLDKR
- a CDS encoding LCP family protein; this translates as MGTARRLLLLLIILVIGVSALLWLRGFGPSRLDPTPKGEKRPPETTTPLTGQKILPPPKPRLPPPVGQPVSLLLIGVDQRKGDVGRADALMVVTLNPSRKTVKVLNIPRDSKTRLMFSDGPGREDKINHAYSLGNGVPSTVRTVEHFLSLPIHHYVKVNFSGFRRVVDLFGGVDVEVSRSFSYKGHQFKKGPMKLNGSQALAYVRDRTGGSDYDRHKRQQQVMKSLWKKGTQWSTLLKMDDLYHVFQHHVTTDLSLQDTWRLFRTLRQIREENVEVLHLSGTDQWTPHYYMIVPEKERRRVGQALRKHLELKSPASYRP
- a CDS encoding YigZ family protein — translated: MQKPSRYFTVKGAGQAEIHIQKSQFISRVNRVETEEEAVAWITEISKRHWDATHNCYAYSVLGESKTEKSSDDGEPAGTAGRPILEVIKARELVNTAVVVTRYFGGIKLGAGGLVRAYSQSASTGLDAAGTLNWVLHSQVEITVDYPAMGKVEHALRSMEVEVESPRFDEQVHWRIWVPVGQETSIAELVAELTSGRGRVTVQGAEHRPLEV
- a CDS encoding MetQ/NlpA family ABC transporter substrate-binding protein; the protein is MRKRWSLVLLAFSLALALTACGGQEAGGADGKQVLKVGASQVPHAEILNQVKPDLEKKGIQLEVKVLQDYVTPNKGVEEGQLDANFFQHLPWMETSNKERGWHLKKVVGVHIEPIGVYSEKIDKITQLKEGSTIALPNGTSEVTRVLLLLEHEGLIGLKKGDGEKSIKDITDNPKKLKFKPLEAATLPRVLDQVDLAAINTNYALQAKLNPLKDALIIEGKDSPYVNVLAVKEGKEKDKAVQELAKALTSPKVAQFIEKKYKGAVVPAF
- a CDS encoding methionine ABC transporter ATP-binding protein, whose amino-acid sequence is MIQLRKVSKSFSLGDSQPVQALADVDLEVQKGEIFGIVGRSGAGKSTLLRLVNGLETPTSGEVVVDGQVISSLGERELRAARMKIGMIFQHFNLLWSRTVRENVAFPLEVAGRPKQEIRHKVDGLLERMGLADRAEAYPAQLSGGQKQRVGIARALANDPRVLLCDEATSALDPETTSSILELLKEINRDTGISLLLITHEMSVVQSICRRVAVMDEGRIVESGDVESVFRQPSHPLTRQFVRQLRVEGTGGQDSPSHGNTVIRCDFPRWDQVWKVLGPAVSSSRVTLRTLDGEVDETGWISVQIGGEPGEVNRLLDQIRGHVELVEGKAHVS
- a CDS encoding NAD-dependent epimerase/dehydratase family protein; its protein translation is MKVLVTGGAGFIGSHIVDQLLEKGHQAVVVDNLSTGEEEYLRPDLPFYRMDIQDEGIDRVIGEEQPDAVIHQAAQSQVTRSIEDPLGDARTNILGTIRLLESCRRHGVAKIIYASSAAIYGNPQYLPIDEQHPLSPLSPYGISKGTPEEYIRAYHSLHGLSFTIFRYANVYGIRQVPHGEGAVISIFIDRLLRDLPLTIHGDGEQTRDYIYVEDVARANVAALARGDGETLNLGTGVNTSLNDLVKTMEKISGRKLEVNYGPNRPGDIKYSYFNIDRVKSVLNWDPITDLETGLTRTLDFYGAL
- a CDS encoding glycosyltransferase family 4 protein is translated as MRIWIANHYAAPPHLGGITRHYELAREWAAEEQAEVTLWLSSFNHTRRRMIGGAERGSVDTPGLRLRWLWSFPHTRNDFRRVLNMVSFSCLFFLAGCFHRRPDLLLASSPHLLTPLAGWLLSKVKRCPFVLEVRDLWPDTLIQMKGLKSPPVIKALTRLESFLYRRADKIIVLTEYQRKFISSKGIAPHKISLIPNGIMPGSWHPRESGKRSYRRRMGVESYRFVALYAGAHGPANALEHVVRAAAHLPDRCAIVLIGDGPEKDRLRQLKNELGLHHVHLLDPVPKEEIYHYIDAADCGIISLADHEIFRGARPNKLFDYLYVGKPVITTVDGEVRWIVEENGVGLFSGAENPRGLAEAIRKLTTLTREERDRIAERGQRYIERFGNRRKLAGELLRELETLLTPGAKQMEEINRSG
- a CDS encoding glycosyltransferase family 4 protein, whose product is MKKVMIFSSVHSHNDSRVFYKEAVSLARAGYRVELHALADFEQREEQGVKIIGLPRPKNRVARLLSGWRLFRRARSSGADRFHFHDPELLPWGVLLRWWTGAPVIYDAHEDLPKQIHTKPWIPKWLRKPLSRVADLLEKGMARRLSAVVTATEPIARNFSACPRVEVVKNYPPPFHPPPSCHEDEKNRILYIGGISYLRGYREMIEMMDHLPGELEAELHLIGPMQHIRPEDREEEFLRQKGVFLHGKVSYTEVQQWLGRGKVGLVCLHPVENYRESLPIKMFEYMAAGLPVIATRFPLWREIVEGSGSGRTVDPLRPREMAAEVAQILRDDELRRRMGANGRRAHREVYNWRAEEKKLIRLYQEL